Proteins found in one Macaca nemestrina isolate mMacNem1 chromosome 4, mMacNem.hap1, whole genome shotgun sequence genomic segment:
- the LOC112425052 gene encoding large ribosomal subunit protein eL34-like: protein MVQRLTYRRRLSYNTASSKTRLSRTPGNRIVDLYTKKVGKAPKSACGVCPGRLRGVRAVRPKVLMRLSKTKKHVSRAYGGSMCAKCVCDRIKCAFCIEEQKIVVKVLKAQAQSQKAK, encoded by the coding sequence ATGGTCCAGCGTTTGACATACCGACGTAGGCTTTCCTACAATACAGCCTCTAGCAAAACTAGGCTGTCCCGAACCCCTGGTAATAGAATTGTTGACCTTTATACCAAGAAGGTTGGGAAAGCACCAAAATCTGCATGTGGTGTGTGCCCAGGCAGACTTCGAGGGGTTCGTGCTGTAAGACCTAAAGTTCTTATGAGATTgtccaaaacaaagaaacatgtcAGCAGGGCCTATGGTGGTTCCATGTGTGCTAAATGTGTTTGTGACAGGATCAAGTGTGCTTTCTGTATCGAGGAGCAGAAAATCGTTGTGAAAGTGTTGAAGGCACAAGCACAGAGTCAGAAagctaaataa